Proteins co-encoded in one Streptomyces roseochromogenus subsp. oscitans DS 12.976 genomic window:
- a CDS encoding lasso peptide biosynthesis PqqD family chaperone — protein sequence MAFRLHRHVTAVTTDTGMVILDERTGGYFELNGTGSATLTALLNGASQEEAVHRLTAGTDATPAQAAADVNAFLADLARRGLGSLA from the coding sequence ATGGCCTTTCGGCTGCACCGACATGTCACCGCCGTCACCACCGACACCGGCATGGTCATCCTCGACGAGCGCACGGGCGGCTATTTCGAGCTGAACGGGACGGGCTCCGCCACCCTGACCGCCCTCCTGAACGGAGCGAGCCAGGAGGAGGCGGTCCACCGGCTCACGGCAGGCACTGATGCCACGCCTGCCCAAGCCGCAGCCGACGTCAACGCGTTTCTGGCCGACCTGGCCCGGCGCGGTCTTGGCTCTCTCGCCTGA
- a CDS encoding asparagine synthase-related protein, producing MHGITVAADRADILADLSGADLDERWLAVRLITGGPPHLLDGLTAWQGVFAVPPGDALTVGAHGGSAHRPWWSPPLPDRPVETGAAALRAALAEAVALRIAQAPESAVGCDLSGGMDSTALAFLASAAGASLHTMTLAFRDPANDDTHWANLARSHLPDTVALSLADDELPGQYENLGEPGSPADAPSGVLRGRAVFDATAARYRGHGVVLQLAGHGGDEVLQTPPGYLGDLLPAHPLLAVRHLRGHRSVRRWPLSLALRGLVDRRSYPQWLRDQARRLRGGPPTEPSHHVPLGWGPPVRMAPWATRRAALLVADLLEEAATTALPLAADRGQHQTLHRLRAVSQLYRLMRQEYDQPWMGLPFLDDRVVEACLAVRTHERGTPFAYKPLLARAMHGLMPGHLLARATKGSTDTDFYAGLREQRAALNQLVERSRLAQAGLLDAAALGAALHTPVPRISADLEDTLVVEHWLHHGRLTLPAATPSRSTVRSTRST from the coding sequence ATGCACGGCATCACGGTCGCGGCGGACCGCGCGGACATCCTGGCGGACCTGTCGGGCGCCGACCTGGACGAGCGATGGCTGGCCGTACGACTCATCACCGGCGGGCCCCCACATCTGCTGGACGGTCTCACCGCCTGGCAGGGCGTCTTCGCCGTCCCGCCGGGCGACGCGCTGACGGTCGGCGCGCACGGCGGATCCGCGCACCGGCCCTGGTGGTCACCGCCTCTTCCCGACCGGCCGGTGGAGACCGGCGCGGCGGCGCTGCGAGCCGCTCTCGCCGAGGCCGTGGCCCTGCGGATCGCCCAGGCACCGGAATCTGCGGTGGGCTGTGACCTGTCCGGAGGCATGGACTCCACCGCGCTGGCGTTCCTCGCGAGCGCCGCCGGCGCCTCCTTGCACACGATGACCTTGGCGTTCCGGGATCCGGCCAACGACGACACACACTGGGCCAACCTGGCCCGAAGCCATCTGCCGGACACGGTGGCGCTGTCGCTGGCCGACGACGAACTGCCTGGCCAGTACGAGAACCTGGGCGAGCCGGGCAGCCCGGCGGACGCTCCGTCCGGGGTGCTGCGAGGCAGGGCCGTGTTCGACGCGACCGCCGCTCGCTACCGCGGGCACGGAGTCGTCCTTCAACTCGCGGGCCACGGCGGCGACGAGGTTCTCCAGACCCCGCCCGGTTACCTCGGCGACCTGTTGCCGGCCCACCCGCTTCTCGCCGTCCGTCACCTGCGCGGCCACCGTTCGGTCCGCCGCTGGCCCTTGAGCCTCGCGCTACGAGGGCTCGTCGACCGACGCTCCTACCCGCAGTGGCTGCGCGACCAGGCTCGCCGCCTGCGCGGTGGCCCGCCGACCGAGCCTTCCCACCACGTGCCGTTGGGATGGGGACCGCCGGTGCGCATGGCACCATGGGCCACGCGCCGGGCAGCCCTGCTGGTCGCCGACCTCCTGGAGGAAGCTGCGACGACCGCGCTGCCCCTTGCCGCCGACCGGGGACAGCACCAGACCCTGCACCGGCTGCGGGCCGTTTCCCAGCTCTACCGGCTGATGCGCCAGGAGTACGACCAGCCGTGGATGGGGCTGCCGTTCCTCGACGACCGCGTGGTGGAAGCCTGTCTCGCGGTGCGTACTCACGAGCGTGGGACACCCTTCGCCTACAAACCACTCCTGGCCCGGGCCATGCACGGCCTGATGCCCGGTCACCTGCTCGCCCGCGCGACGAAGGGCAGCACCGACACCGACTTCTACGCGGGCTTGCGTGAACAGCGGGCCGCCCTGAACCAGCTCGTGGAGCGCTCCCGACTGGCCCAGGCCGGTCTGCTGGACGCCGCAGCCCTGGGCGCGGCGCTGCACACTCCGGTACCGCGTATCTCCGCCGACCTCGAAGACACCCTTGTGGTGGAGCACTGGCTGCACCACGGACGCCTCACCCTGCCTGCCGCCACCCCGTCCAGAAGCACCGTACGGTCCACCAGGAGCACATGA